In Gossypium hirsutum isolate 1008001.06 chromosome D01, Gossypium_hirsutum_v2.1, whole genome shotgun sequence, the genomic window atatttttttaaaatactatttacaaatatttaatggttatatttaaatatttaaaatatactttatatattctaattaaattttgtaaataattaatatttattgcttaaaaatatttaaaatttatatttcatatattaaaatattaaaatattaaaaatatatgtttttttatatttttactaaaatataataatcttaactaatttaaatactatttaaatgcatatttgtacttgataataatatgtttaaaattgacattttatttctcaaaagtactttttgacagcaatgctaaacactcaaatcttaaactaaaatttttaaaaatacttttcaaaaacattctCAAACTAGTCCTTTTAACCTTTTGAAAATCTATAACATGAGCAAGTAATACCACGCCTTAAAAATCAAGATTCTACAAAAATGGTATGAAAACAACTTAATTGCCTTATCTAATTTAGGACCGAATTTGAAGAAACTTCaagcttttctttctctttctcctATTCGGTGCTAGGGAGAAAGATGATGGAAGTTTTTTTTTATCTCTCCCACTAATAGTTATATATACTTAGATTaacaatttaattaacataattaatcaTGTTTACCTTACTAATTTAAgactattatatattataattataatatgaaGGTTAAGTggatttaatcatcacattttaCTAACTCATtaattaataatgattaaataaccATTAGGTCCTTTGGTTAATTGCAAATCAAGTCcctatgtattttttaatttaaaatttaatagtgattacatttttacaatttaattcttgagCCACTCGATTTAATTACCCAACCGctgatgcggtcgttgaaagcaccaaaaatatcctatccctaataaataatgaaaaagaatagtaaaagggaagtagggtcaaatcctcagggactggacttGCAAAATATATTGTTCCGTAAAATCCCAGgcagaatcttgcccaagaaaacttgcgttcctaaaaaaaaacagaattaaatgTTTGGAtctgaaaacaaaaaataaaataaaaacagatttaagaatattgaatcaaaaattagagaaattaaaaatagagttgagagaaaggaaattcttatgggagattccagcctccagttgtctcattccgccttgaGTTCAATCAtcggcttttagatgatccttcccaaactgaataagccagttatagtggaagaggacgcctacgaccaccagctccaaggatttagacttaagatttggtggaacctgactctagacAACAATCACTTCTGTGGGAtcgtgtaacaccctttacccgtatccgacactagaatagggtatgaggcattactagaacacatacacttgcgaacgtatttaaccgagttataaaatttcatctaaattaaaactttcaaaattattaacatgcttttataactcTTCACAATACATCCTCAAaacattataatcataataaaattgggcctacgagacccgatacatactcatgcaattcaatgcttcgtttccatttcattcaattcgcaatttctcatgctcacaatttaaatcatatcactagcaatttccatttaattcacgtacaattcaatgtcaCTAAGTTtaacactaatacgtatttaccatttaactcaatgtttatcgattataccattcattaacacatttatgaaattctcaactttccaatgaaaatatcactttagcttaaacaacaacatcatcctggtataaatacacaaccacttatccatttgctttaattcttttgggcccatttgtcacttaccatccttgatcaaaattaaggaacagttacggaaaattgagtacttcactttcactttgtcatagtataactatggtcttacgtatgatcacttatcacttgtccttgatcagataagtgtagctaggctatcacttatcactttttcacttgatcagataagtgtagctaaggctaccacttatcactttttcacttgatcagataagtatagctgagactaccacttatcactttgtcacttgatcagataagtgtagctaaagctaccacttatcactttgccacttgatcagataagtatagcacttatcactttttcacttgatcaaataagtatatcacttatcactttttcacttgatcagataagtgtagctaaagctaccacttatcactttatctcttgatcagaagtactcaaatccggcgttccgcttaatttgatcatttattcgattttcgcatttttattttactctcatttcaacactaaatacatttcatcatacattatatatttcatgaaattaacacttaatcattaaatttcagccatatgaacttactatttcatcatctttccacactcgttttctatgcacatcacatatgatataaacatatcattcaaccatagtcgcaagctagtgtatttaaacataactctttttggggctaaccacatgataaaccatttcaatgcataacttataagtttaacatagcataatctagccactacttggccaaagcctaagcatatacaccaaatatgtcagccaaatacacatatagcataagcattataagcatggatgagcacaacacttattcatgtatcaggcttaccaacatgtgttaattcataaaccattcatgaaattatttcatgtcaatcatataccgaatataccatacacacatactatgaaactttattttcacacatgagcttaaaccatgaccaataatgcacaaatataagcatcatttctatttcatcgtttatcaattataatcaagcatatgaccaattatacacaaataattcatatatttctcaattttcctcctcctcctctccattccacatccttaatgtgtataacacacttaaacaatattattcatactttcactattttcttgtatATAAAATTCAAGCTGCCCgtctgagtcagagtcactaaattatttttatctagagttacagagctccaaattaagatccgtaaatttttcctgaaactagactcatatatcttcttaccataaaattttaataatttttggtttagcaaaatagtacagtttattctttaaattttcccctgttttgttgtctgacagttccaaccactctttactaaaaattaattatctcattgtaaaaaatttggatgatgtttctgtttatttcttatgaaaatagactcattaaggattctaaacatataaattataactcataataatttttttacaatttttaatgattttacaaaatcaaaacaggggaacccgaattcattctgaacttatctcacaaaatctattatatctcacgatttataattccattgcttacaatgtttattttataagaaactagactcaataaactttaatttcatattttattcaccctctaattcaattcccaaaatttttggtgatttttcaaatttatactactgctgctgtccaaaactactttagtgcaaaatgctgatttccattttgccccaaatttcacagtttatacaatttggtcctttctcaattaacccctaaattaatctaattttctcaattaatactttccctagacattataagttgtatcacaactattgaaattcagaatttccacatataactctatcttcaaactcttttactattaggtcccaaacattcactttctattcaattctttcaataaaatcagcatatgaacaatttaaaactctaattccatgctaaataatcatatacttccagcatgtattcatagaaactttcaaattctttcatagaatcaaaaactaatgaattcaacaagtgggcctagttgtaaaagtcccaaaaacacaaaaattttaagaaataatcaagaattgaacttacctgaagtaaaaatatgaagaaccagcttgaagaaagcCTTATGGTGTTTTAGCTgttgagaatgcagaaaaattaagagaaatctagataattccactttggtcctaactttattaagcaaattttgtaatatttcaattttacccttaattctcctgactttcttgctgatttcatgcctttgccgtccagcccaagtagacattgggtctattttccttaagtcctcttccttttatcatttaagctatttaatcatttcctataattttacatttgttacaatttagtcctttttattcaattaattatcggaactttaaaatttcttgacaaagctttaatactaactttttaacactccataaatatttataaaaatatttatggctcggtttaaaatctctgatgtctcaatacctcgttttcgattctaattattttaatatttatttctagtgcactattcactatttaaaaatttttcctaacttcacatttaacttatactcactaaattaataatattttctactcatttatcaaatttagtgatctcgaatcaccgttctaACACCtttgaaaattcaagccattacagttttcctcgtcggatttgtggtccgaaatcactgttccgactagaaccaaaatcgggctgttacagatcgtcttatgctagatcaacgcttctcaatggcgaatcccacaccattttgtctcttgggctcacCAACCtttgacgcagtaagctaacgaaccgactgtgcaatcttcccaaaacatacaaagcggccgcctttgcatacgttgaaaagcttacttcttaagggacatggacggaagcgtcagccccgtagtacagagaaacgatgaatactcgttgagaaggctaagtacggattctaagcctcaagaaccctttttggggaatatcgacaaccttcgactagatgggtttagtggctcatggttgtggtggaaaagaaaataaatataataaaaatagagattttattaaaagaaaatataagaagaacaaaagcctagacttttggggagagagtgtttacaaaaaaaatacatctcttttgagtcacttcaccccctatttatagtgctaggggagatagtctaatcctacttaaattcttaaaagataaatacatttaattgaagataaataaagataaataaaataaaattctaaaaataatccttaataattatctcaatattaattatcctaatataattaaaatagagtttaatagaataaaatcttTTCATTTTGCATTTCAACCtttgtgtcctccatgcttgcacttttggcaccaacttttccttgtgtcgcacattggcccgttttatctctaaattcacgcttttggcccttaattttgcttttgcctcaaatttagtccctatgagataaaagatcataaatagctcaaattagcaggatcatacttagaataaatacataattaatacataaaaatacgttattctagagtgttatcaacCGCCTACTAAAGAAAAATCATTCTATTCATAATTTCACAGCTTGGTTAACGAAATTAGATTCTGAGACCACATTTTTTGATACCGACTAAAATCGAGTCATTAGACAtttatttaaatctaaaattgttatatatatatatatatttatacattcataTCAAATTTTATCTTCTATGttcgttttttatttaaaatttaccataaatcaatatttaaaaacaattttacttaaaaggaaaagaatttaacatattaataaattaagtaattcaCCTCAGCTTTGGGTCTTAAACCTTACAAAACGAATCTGATAAAcatgaatttctaaattttaatatcatttatataataaatctgAAGTATGAACTACGAATCAAAACTGACAGCTGCAAATTTGAACTCAAATAAGAAATTACATGAAGTTGATCACTGGAACTAGTaataaactaaacaaaaaaatTCACTCAAATCTATTCCAGCTCTCAATCACCAAAGCAAGAAAAActcagaaaatttagaaaaagaattgGAAGGTTTTTAAACTAATCTTGTCACCTCTCTCGATAAACTTAATTGCAACAAGTTACTCTATTTGTTTGTCACTCATTAACCTAGTTACACCAAAATTCCCTGAACCAATATCCTTAACAAGTTCATAACAATCACTATCATGCATGATTAGCATATCCATCTCTGGTCTCACTTTAAGTGTTGACCGATCCACCGTAAGTGAGAGTTTGAATTATTTTCCATTGTGTTTTTCGGCCTAAATGTAGCTGGTCTTAGAATTCCTGAGATCAAGGGTTATCTTAATGGACTTGACATTCCTGACATGTTTGGTGCTACACCATTGCTTGTCAAGGTacctaaatttatttgtttatataagaAAAGACAGGAGATGGATGGAGAGGTGGAGAGGGTTTTGGAGCCAAGTGACCGAGAGGGCTCGGACGATAGATGATGAACAGGATGATgataaaataaagaaactcaaaagtttaatttttaaaataatattattatttaacataaaatGTCATTTCTGTTTGGATTTTAATATGGTTGATCAAAATAACCTAActatatacataaattacaaaataattttatagttaaataattatttatataatttacccttaaaataaatTATCGAGAAGGTAGCATAAAGCTAACAGGGAAAGGCGAGGAGGCACAATGCAAGGCAACTGCCGAAGGCAAGATAAAGAAATTGGTCTTGCAGCCAACTGATCATGTTTTGAATGACCTGGTTGTAATAGTTTCTACTACCTTTATTtgccaaaaataaataaagaaattggCCCACGctattttcctttttcactaCTATTTATCGGCTAAGTTCTGGAAAAGGGAAGAAAAGACTAATCAAATCCAAGCTCCATGATTTCacttctcctcctcctcttcaaAACTCTCACTCTTTTCAACTCCTAAACGCCTTAAACCCCTAATAAAGAagcgaagaagaagaaaaaaaaccattttcCTTTCCGATTCGCTGCCACGTACTTGTTCGTCCTATTGATTTATACAAGGAAGCTCCTGCTGCCATGGCCCGGGACATGATCATCGAGGTCACCACCAATGGGGGTTTTCCGGATCATCTCCACCACTACCATCCTCACTCTCTCCAACAACAGCAGCAAATGATCTTGGGCGAAAGCAGCGGCGATGACCCAGAAGTCAAAGCCCCCAAGAAACGAGCCGAGATCTGGGTCCAAGACGAAACCCGAAGCCTTATCGGTTTCCGAAAGGAAATGGACGGCCGTTTCAATACTTCTAAATCGAACAAGCACCTTTGGGAGAAGATATCAGCTATGATGAGGAAGAAAGGATTCGATCGATCCCCAACTATGTGTACGGACAAGTGGAGGAACTTGTTGAAGGAGTTTAAGAAAGCTAAGCATCCAGATAGAGGGAGCGGGTCAGTCAAGATGTGTTACTATAAGGAAATTGAAGAGATATTAAGGGAGAGGACAAAGAAGTCTTATAAGTCTCCAACTTCTCCTCCCAAGCTTGATTCCTTTATGCATTTCTCTGATAAGGGTTTATGTACTACTTTTGACTTCTTTTTTGCCCTTTTCATTTTGCATTTAAAAAGTCtgaacttttattgatgatttgcTGTTACTATGGTTGATGGGGCATTCTCTTTAAATCCTTTATTTGTATTTAAGAATCCGTTTTTGAGTTATATAGCTTTAATGATTTTCCCTTTCTGTTCTAAAAGTTTGTAATTTTTCGAATTTAATTTGTTATTGAGTTACTAAGAGTGGTATAATGAATTGTTGAGAACAGAAATTAATTTTGGTGTCTAATAATTTTGACTGGCATTTTTTTAATGGTTGTGGTGACTGCTTTATAAGAGGGGTTTTCTTCAACCTTCATGAAAGCTGCTGCTTTAAAATTCAATTACAAAATATTTGGTTGACATGATTTTGGATTCATTTATTGAAAatctattaatatatttaattatttcgaAATCTAGAATACCGTTTTGAAAAAAGTAGGGAAATAGTATGTGGCCTATTGTTTCCTCTGTTTCTTATGCGGTTTGATCCATTTTCCAATGCCTTCATTCTACCTTTACAAGGTTTACCGGGTTTGATCTTCTTTCAGACATGAAACCTTGATGTCGCATTTCTTCATGAAAGTAGTACATAAGTTTTCTTCTCCTGCTTTTGGAGATTTAAATGTCTATTCTTTCTTACTCTCTCCCTTCTGTTAGCGGACTAGCATGGTGTTCATGTGAGCTACCTGATGGCTTATTGCCACATATATCCGGTTTTTCTTTTACCATGACTTTAATAGTTGTCACCATTATGTTCGGACTCTTGCAGGTTTTGAGGATACCAGCATTACATTTGGTCCTCTTGAAGGTATGTTGTTGTTGCTGTTACGTAAGTTTGCTGTCCTCTGGTTTATCTTTATTTTAGTTTCATTGCTTTAGAAGCTTGTTGTAATATTTGTCCTCAAGTTAATTTGGGTAAATCTTAGAATTATTGGTGCAATATCATTAATCTTATTAACCCTATGCCCCTCGTCAACTTCTTGCTGGATTCAATATGAGGCATAATTAGAGAAGAGTATTCCTATTTTGAAAGCACCATGGTATTCTTTTCGGAAAAAAAGGCACCACAGTATGTGGATATTTTTCATAAGACGAGTAACGTAATCCATCGCATTACTCTGGGAACCTTTAGATATCACCCTCTATTTATTCATCTGTTAAATTGgatttacttaaaaataaaactgAACAGTCACACTTTTTTCCCTAGTAACCTTTCTTTTCAGCATTTTCAACCAAGATGGACAACCTTGCTTGTTACTTTCCCCTTCATTTTCAACCCCTTGCGGTTAATTCTAACCTTTTAATTCCAGTGACAGTGTCAATAGCCTTGCAAGCCCAACATACCACCTGCTCCCACCCAGGATTAGTTCTTCCGATAGTGAAACAGCATGTACTGACACTTTCTTACTCTAATGCTATCCTTATTTCATGAAACAGCGTACTGATAGAACCTGTTGATTATCTAAACTTTCTTACTCTAATACTATTCTTTATTTCATGTAGCATTCAAATGATATCAGATGGAAAATGTTCTCCCTAACAAGGTCTCTTCCTAGAGCGCCATTACCCATTAGTATCTCCAGACAGCACTTATCTTTCCATTTGAGCTAGTGGATGAAATTTAATCCATCACTGGGGTTTATATGCATGCGATCTTATGCCTTATATTAATTCAGTCTCAATGGAATTTTTGTTTTACTAGGAATTTTAAGAATTTGGtgttaaaaaatgaaaagaacatCGATTTGGCATGTTCATGTGCTTCCACGTTGAATCGatatttaagttaaaaagaaatATTATTATGTACTCTAAAGAATTGCTGCCTCATTTGAAGTCAACGACTTTTTATTGAAGTGAGTAGTATTTCATTTATTCACAATAGACATTCTCTGTTATCCATGTTGCCCTTTTCTGAACTTTAAAAATGTTATTAATGCTTTCTGGTATGCAGCTAGTGGTAGGCCAGCGCTTAATATTGAACAAGGTTTAGATTATGATGGACATCCTCTTGCCATCACCACAGCCAGTGGAGTTCCTCCTTGGAATTGGAGAGAGACCCCTGGAAATGGTAAGTCTGTTACAGTTTCTGATGATCCtattcccccccccccccccgccgctccaaataaaataaaggattGCTTTGCACATAAAGCACAGGTGTTCTGATGGTGCATCATATGTATCTTTTCCATTGCAGTTCCTCAACTGAATGTGGTTGTGTTAAACGTGCTTGATTATGAGCATTGACTCCCAATCTTGtctgatgaaaattttaattctgATCGAAATATTTATATCGACTTCTCTTCCACACCCTTTTTGGTAGGTGGAGATTGTCTGCCATATGGAGGCAGGGTTATAACGGTTAAGTATGGGGACTACACCCAAAGGATTGGTATCGACGGTACTACTGAAGCCATCAGAGAGGCAATTAAATCTGCTTTTAGATTGAGAACTAAGCGTGCATTTTGGTTGGAGGATGAAGATCATATAATTCGTAGTCTCGACAGGGAAATGCCTTTAGGGAATTGACTCCCAATCTTGTCtgtgatgaaaattttaattctgATCGAAATATTTATATCGACTTCTCTTCCACACCCTTTTTGGTAGGTGGAGATTGTCTGCCATATGGAGGCAGGGTTATAACGGTTAAGTATGGGGACTACACCCAAAGGATTGGTATCTACGGTACTACTGAAGTCATCAGAGAGGCAATTAAATCTGCTTTTAGATTGAGAACTAAGCGTGCATTTTGGTTGGAGGATGAAGATCATATAATTCGTAGTCTCGACAGGGAAATGCCTTTAGGGAATTGACTCCCAATCTTGTCtgtgatgaaaattttaattctgATCGAAATATTTATATCGACTTCTCTTCCACACCCTTTTTGGTAGGTGGAGATTGTCTGCCATATGGAGGCAGGGTTATAACGGTTAAGTATGGGGACTACACCCAAAGGATTGGTATCGACGGTACTACTGAAGCCATCAGAGAGGCAATTAAATCTGCTTTTAGATTGAGAACTAAGCGTGCATTTTGGTTGGAGGATGAAGATCATATAATTCGTAGTCTCGACAGGGAAATGCCTTTAGGGAATTGACTCCCAATCTTGTCtgtgatgaaaattttaattctgATCGAAATATTTATA contains:
- the LOC107921941 gene encoding trihelix transcription factor GT-1, with translation MDLTFLTCLVLHHCLSRSEEEEKKPFSFPIRCHVLVRPIDLYKEAPAAMARDMIIEVTTNGGFPDHLHHYHPHSLQQQQQMILGESSGDDPEVKAPKKRAEIWVQDETRSLIGFRKEMDGRFNTSKSNKHLWEKISAMMRKKGFDRSPTMCTDKWRNLLKEFKKAKHPDRGSGSVKMCYYKEIEEILRERTKKSYKSPTSPPKLDSFMHFSDKGLCFEDTSITFGPLEASGRPALNIEQGLDYDGHPLAITTASGVPPWNWRETPGNGGDCLPYGGRVITVKYGDYTQRIGIDGTTEAIREAIKSAFRLRTKRAFWLEDEDHIIRSLDREMPLGNYKLHLDEGLAVKVCLYDESDHIPVHTEEKIFYTEDDYREYLVLRGYAGLREIDGYRNIDSMDDLQTNTIYRGVS